From Sphingomonas sp. PAMC26645:
AGCCCTTTTCGCGAGGGCAGCCACTGGGTCGACGACCTGGGAAGGCGTGGCGAGGAGCTTTGACCCGCGAGCCAGGAGACCTGCCGGCGTCTGGTCGCTCTTGTCCCGGTCCAGGGGGTGGCCGAGGCACGGTGAACGCCGCCTGCGTGACACTGGCTGAGCGACGACCATGTGGCGGGGGCCGCATCGGCGTCGTGCGTCGGCCGCTCATGGCGTCCGGTCGTCGTATGTCCCGGCCGTTCGCGGCAGGCCCCGGTCCTCGTCGGACGCTGCGGGGTTTTTGCATGACGACTTTGACGATGGAACGACCGACGCGGGGTTCGACACGAAAGCGCATCGGCTGGATGTTCGCAGGCTTGGTCGCGGCCAACATCGCCGCATGGTGTTGGGCGTTCTCGCTGTTCCACGCGCAACCGCTGATGCTGGGCACCGCGCTGCTCGCCTGGGGCCTCGGCCTTCGCCATGCTGTCGACGCCGATCACATCGCGGCAATCGACAATGTGACGCGCAAGCTCATGCAGGACGGCCAGCGCCCGATCGCGGTCGGCTTCTGGTTCGCGATCGGTCATTCGGGGATCGTGCTGATCGCGGCCGTCGCGATCGCATTGACCGCCAATGCGCTGTCGCAGTTTGAGGCATTCAAGCAAGTCGGCGGGGTGGTCGCGACCGTCATCTCAGCCGTGTTCCTGTTCACGATCGCCGCGATGAACCTGATCATCCTCCGCTCGGTGTGGCGCACCTTCGGCCATGTCCGGGGCGGCGGCACCTATGTCGAGGAGGACCTCGACCTCCTCCTCGGCAACCGCGGGCTGCTCGCACGTCTGTTCCGCCCGATGTTCCGGCTGGTCACGCGGAGCTGGCACATGGCGCCACTCGGCTTCCTGTTTGGCCTGGGTTTCGACACGGCGACGGAGGTCGCGATCCTCGGCCTCTCCGCAAGCCAGGCCACCGACGGTCTCTCGATCGGTGTCATCCTCGTCCTCCCGGTGCTGTTCGCCACCGGCATGGCGTTGGTCGATACCGCCGACGGCGTCGTCATGCTCGGCGCCTATGAATGGGCGTTCGTGAAGCCGATCCGCAAGCTCTACTACAACATCACCATCACGCTGATCTCCGCGATCGTTGCGATCGCGATCGGCGGTATCGAGACGCTGGCGCTGCTCGGATCGAAGCTCGGCTACACCGGCGGCATATGGGACGTCGCAACGGCGCTCGGCGAGAATTTCAACGGCCTCGGCTTCGCGATCATCGGCCTGTTCGTGCTCTGCTGGGTGCTGAGCTTCGCGATCTACCGCTGGAAACGCTTCGACGAGATCGAAGTCGTGCACGGATAGGCTAGCTCTTCCGTTCCCCAAGCTCGACGCGCTTTCGAATCCTCCCCCGCCAGGGGGAGGTGGCTGGCACTTGCCAGACGGAGGGGGAGGACGGCGATCACGTTTGTTCCGTGTACGCCCCCTCCGTCACCTCCGGTGCCACCTCCCCCTGGCGGGGGAGGATCGAAAACTAGCGATATGCGAATTGGCAGTCCCGCTAAACTGCTCTAACCCACCCCCGAGGCTCGGTTTCACCGAACCTCACAGATCGCGCCGGTGCCCTTCGGGGCTTGAATGGGAATGCGGTGCGGGAGTTCCTCCCAATGCCGCGGCTGTCCCTGCAACTGTAAGCGGTGAGCGAGACGCACACGCCCTTTACGCAAGGGCAGCCACTGGGGAAACCTGGGAAGGCGTACGTCGAGCCTCGACCCGCGAGCCAGGAGACCTGCCAGCGTTATGGTCGCTCTTGCTACGATCCAGGGGATGGTCGCGGCACGGTACTCCGTTTGAGCGACGAACGCGTGCGGCCCCGATGGTCGTGCGTGCGTGTGCTCGCAGGAGAATACCAATGCCCGATCTTTCAAAGGTCCCCGTCACGATCGTCACCGGCTTTCTCGGAGCCGGCAAGACCACGCTCATCAGCCACCTGATCCGCAACGCGAGCGGCCGCCGTCTCGCCGTCGTCGTCAACGAATTCGGCACGCTCGGCATCGATGGCGATATCCTCAAGGGCTGCGCGATCCCCGATTGCCCGGCGGAGAACGTGATCGAGCTGGCGAACGGCTGCATCTGCTGCACGGTGGCGGATGATTTCATCCCGACCGTCGAGGCGCTCCTCGCGCTCGACCCGCGCCCCGATCACATCCTGATCGAGACCTCCGGCCTCGCGCTGCCCAAGCCGCTGCTGAAGGCATTCGACTGGCCCGCAATCCGCTCGCGCATCACCGTCGACGGCGTCATCGCGCTCGCCGATGCGGAAGCCGTTGCCGCGGGCCGCTTCGCCCCCGACGTGGCCGCGCTCGACGCGCAACGTGCCGCCGACCCCAGCGTCGATCACGAGACGCCGCTCTCGGAAGTGTTCGAGGATCAGCTCGCCTGCGCTGATCTGGTGCTCCTGACTAAGGTCGATCTCGCCGGCCCCGAAGGCGTCGCCAAGGCACGCGCCGTCATCACCGCGGAGTCCGCACGGCCGCTCCCGGTGATCGACCTGACCGACGGCATCATCGATCCTCGCGTGATCCTCGGCCTCAACGCCGCGGCCGAGGACGATATCGCCAGCCGCCCGTCGCATCACGACGGCGAGGACGATCACGAGCATGACGACTTCGACAGCGTCGTCGTCGAGCTTGGCGAAATCGCCGACCCCGCCGACCTGACCGCGAAGATCGAGGCGCTCGCCCGCAGCGCCGACATCCTCCGCGTAAAGGGCTATGCCGCCGTCACCGGCAAGCCGATGCGCTTGCTCGTCCAGGCGGTCGGCGCGCGTGTCCGTACGCAGTACGACCGCCCGTGGCGGGCCGACGAACCGCGCCGCACGCAACTCGTGGTCATCGCCGAGCACGACCGGATCGACGAGGCCCGCATCAAGGCCGCGCTGAACGGCTGAGGCCCACGATGCACGTCGTCTTCCGCGATACCCACGGACTGGAGGAAAGCGCGGTCCCGCAGGACCTCGCCCAATCCCCCGCGGACCTCGTCGTCCTCTCGTTCTCCGACGGTGACCTCGGCGCGTTCGCCGCGGGCTGGAAACGTGCGGATGTTGCTGGAAGCCGGTTGCCCTCGCTGCGCGTAGCGAACCTGACCGCGCTCCAGCACCCGCTCTCGGTCGACACCTACATCGAACAGACGCTCGCTGGCGCGAAGGGAATCCTGATCCGGCTGATCGGCGGACGCTCGTACTGGAGTTATGGCCTGCAACAGGTCGAGAACCTCGCGCGCGAGAAGGGCATCGCGCTAGCGGTTCTCGCCGCGGACGGTCGCATCGACACGCGCCTCGACGCAGCCTCGACGATCCCGCTCTCGACGCTCCGCCGCCTGGCCCATCTTTGCGACACCGGCGGCGCGGTCGCAGCTCAAGCGGCACTGGCACAGTTCGCGCTCGCGGCTGGCATTTACGCCGGCCCGGTCACCGGCGTCCGAGCGATCGCCGACGTCGGCGGCTGGCAGCCGCATGACGGCGTGACGTGCCCGGCCGCATTCGCGCTCAACGCGAACCGCCCCCGCATCCTGATCGTCTTCTACCGCTCCTACCTGACCGCCGCCGACCTCCACCCGATCGAAGCGCTTCATGCCGAACTGACCGCGAGAGGGTTCGACGTCATCGGCCTGTTCGCGCCCTCTTTGAAAGCTCCGGACGCCGCCGCCTGGACGAAACGCTGGGTCAAGACACTGGAACCCGCCGCGATCGTCAACGCCACCGCCTTTTCCGCACGCGGCGCCACCGACGCCACGCCTCTCGACGGCGCGGACGTCCCCGTCTTCCAGATCGCGCTCGCCACCTCCGACCGTGCCGCCTGGGCCGGTGCCACCCGAGGCCTGTCGCCCGCCGACCTCGCCATGCACGTCGTCCTCCCCGAAGTGGACGGTCGCCTCTTCGTCGGCGTCGCCAGCTTCAAGGAAGCCGCCGCGCGAGACGGCGACCTGGAATACACCCGCCGCGAACACCGCGCCGACCCAGCCCGCATCACCGCGATCGCCGCGCGCATCGAAGCGTGGACGAACCTCGCCAGCAAACCCATCGCCGACCACCGCCTCTCGATCGTCCTTTCGACCTACCCCGGCAAGGCGTACCAGATGGCGCACGCCGTCGGCCTCGACGCACTCGCCTCCACGCAAGCGATCCTCGACGACCTCGCCGAAGCGGGCTACGCAATCACGCCCGACGCAACTGATCTCGCTACCTCACGCATTCACTGGCCGCTCGCCGAGTACCGCAAAGCCCTCGCACATCTTCCCGAAGCGCTCCGCAGCGATCTCCAGGAAAGCTGGGGCGACCCAACGGAAGACTTCGTCTTTACCGCGATCGACCAGGGCGGGGCACTGGTCGCTCTTCAACCCGAACGCGGCCGAACCGAGCAACGCGCGGAAGAGTATCACGACCTCTTCCGCTGCCCCTGCCACGCCTATGTCGCCTTCTACCTCTGGCTCCGCACGCGCGGCACCGACGCGCTGGTCCATGTCGGCGCGCATGGCACGCTCGAATGGCTCCCCGGCAAGTCGGTCGCACTGTCCGATGCCTGCTGGCCCGAGGCTCTGACCGGCGCGATGCCCGTCATCTACCCGTTCATCGTCAACGATCCCGGCGAGGCGGCCCAAGCCAAGCGCCGCATCGGCGCAGTCACGCTCGGCCACGTCCCGCCACCGCTCGAACGCACGCGCACCGGCGAAGGCTTAGGCCGCCTCGAAGCGCTGCTCGACGAATTCTCCAACGCCGACGGCCTCGACCCAGCCCGCCGCGACCGCCTGCAACGCGACATCCGCGACGAAGCCACCGCCACCGGCCTCGCCGCGACGCTGGGCCTCGACGACGCACAGTCCCAAGCCGACGCGATCACCCGCATCGACACGTTCGTCTGCGACGTGAAGGAGAGCCAGTATGGCGACGGGCTCCACATCTACGGCCGCGGCGAACACGGCGCAGCGGAGCGCCTCGGTCTCCTGTCGGCCCTCCAAGGCAAACGAGTCGCGTCCGGCCCGTCCGGCTCCCCGTGGCGAGGCCGCGCCGACGTCCTCCCCACCGGCCGCAACCTCTATACAACCGATCCCCGCGCAGTCCCGTCGCGCGCCGCGCATACCCAAGGCGTGAAGCTCGCCGACGAGCTCGTCCGTCGCCATCTGCAAGACCACGGCGACTACCCACGCAACCTCGTCGTCGACCTATGGGCCTCCGCGACGATGCGCACTGCCGGCGAGGAGTTCGCGATGGCGCTCCACCTGCTCGGCGCTGAACCTGTCTGGGACATGCAGTCCGACCGCG
This genomic window contains:
- the cobW gene encoding cobalamin biosynthesis protein CobW, which produces MPDLSKVPVTIVTGFLGAGKTTLISHLIRNASGRRLAVVVNEFGTLGIDGDILKGCAIPDCPAENVIELANGCICCTVADDFIPTVEALLALDPRPDHILIETSGLALPKPLLKAFDWPAIRSRITVDGVIALADAEAVAAGRFAPDVAALDAQRAADPSVDHETPLSEVFEDQLACADLVLLTKVDLAGPEGVAKARAVITAESARPLPVIDLTDGIIDPRVILGLNAAAEDDIASRPSHHDGEDDHEHDDFDSVVVELGEIADPADLTAKIEALARSADILRVKGYAAVTGKPMRLLVQAVGARVRTQYDRPWRADEPRRTQLVVIAEHDRIDEARIKAALNG
- a CDS encoding HoxN/HupN/NixA family nickel/cobalt transporter gives rise to the protein MTTLTMERPTRGSTRKRIGWMFAGLVAANIAAWCWAFSLFHAQPLMLGTALLAWGLGLRHAVDADHIAAIDNVTRKLMQDGQRPIAVGFWFAIGHSGIVLIAAVAIALTANALSQFEAFKQVGGVVATVISAVFLFTIAAMNLIILRSVWRTFGHVRGGGTYVEEDLDLLLGNRGLLARLFRPMFRLVTRSWHMAPLGFLFGLGFDTATEVAILGLSASQATDGLSIGVILVLPVLFATGMALVDTADGVVMLGAYEWAFVKPIRKLYYNITITLISAIVAIAIGGIETLALLGSKLGYTGGIWDVATALGENFNGLGFAIIGLFVLCWVLSFAIYRWKRFDEIEVVHG
- the cobN gene encoding cobaltochelatase subunit CobN, which gives rise to MHVVFRDTHGLEESAVPQDLAQSPADLVVLSFSDGDLGAFAAGWKRADVAGSRLPSLRVANLTALQHPLSVDTYIEQTLAGAKGILIRLIGGRSYWSYGLQQVENLAREKGIALAVLAADGRIDTRLDAASTIPLSTLRRLAHLCDTGGAVAAQAALAQFALAAGIYAGPVTGVRAIADVGGWQPHDGVTCPAAFALNANRPRILIVFYRSYLTAADLHPIEALHAELTARGFDVIGLFAPSLKAPDAAAWTKRWVKTLEPAAIVNATAFSARGATDATPLDGADVPVFQIALATSDRAAWAGATRGLSPADLAMHVVLPEVDGRLFVGVASFKEAAARDGDLEYTRREHRADPARITAIAARIEAWTNLASKPIADHRLSIVLSTYPGKAYQMAHAVGLDALASTQAILDDLAEAGYAITPDATDLATSRIHWPLAEYRKALAHLPEALRSDLQESWGDPTEDFVFTAIDQGGALVALQPERGRTEQRAEEYHDLFRCPCHAYVAFYLWLRTRGTDALVHVGAHGTLEWLPGKSVALSDACWPEALTGAMPVIYPFIVNDPGEAAQAKRRIGAVTLGHVPPPLERTRTGEGLGRLEALLDEFSNADGLDPARRDRLQRDIRDEATATGLAATLGLDDAQSQADAITRIDTFVCDVKESQYGDGLHIYGRGEHGAAERLGLLSALQGKRVASGPSGSPWRGRADVLPTGRNLYTTDPRAVPSRAAHTQGVKLADELVRRHLQDHGDYPRNLVVDLWASATMRTAGEEFAMALHLLGAEPVWDMQSDRVTGVEILPLANFDRPRIDVTLRVSGLFRDAFPTLCTMFGQTVRALGARDEPQDRNPFVGKPATARVYGPEPGRYGLSMGDAAQTYTPEARLTAGQAWLSASSHALDADGEGGQDSFDPAGIRDRVAAADAFVHVQDLPETDLLLAADYAAHEAGFAAAQAVAGGSATLYHLDARDPNQAKARPLNEEIARVVHARAAHPAWVDGMMRHGFRGGAEIAATLDHLGAFAHLASAVRPELIDLYYDATLGRDDVHAFLAEANPGALAAMQARFAALHAADLWPTRRNSILAALDLPA